A region from the Diorhabda sublineata isolate icDioSubl1.1 chromosome X, icDioSubl1.1, whole genome shotgun sequence genome encodes:
- the LOC130451469 gene encoding partner of xrn-2 protein 1, with protein MTKSYPTNWDVEKYRDEVEPEHHWELRKRFIETHKGKFSEDYLVALAKTFTNIEFMGCSYPPNLMIRIAELSKDVAKDYRNEKKSKLQRTFVSASSAAENKIKMKLDPGRQIHPRK; from the exons atgactaAATCGTACCCTACCAATTGGgatgtagaaaaatatagagATGAGGTTGAACCGGAACATCATTGGGAATTAAGAAAAAGATTTATAGAAACACATAAAGGAAAGTTTAGTGAGGACTACTTAGTGGCTTTAGCGAAAACTTTCACTAATATAGAGTTTATGGGATGCAG CTATCCACCCAACTTAATGATACGAATAGCTGAATTATCGAAAGACGTTGCTAAAGATTACAGGAATgagaaaaaatctaaattacAAAGAACCTTTGTATCAGCATCTAGTGCtgctgaaaacaaaataa aGATGAAATTGGATCCAGGTAGACAAATACACCCAAGGAAGTAG